Within Cyanobacteriota bacterium, the genomic segment ACACCCAGCCCAGCAACTGGGTCGCAGCACTCCCACGTGCAAGCTGCAATTCGAGGTTTAGAAGGTCAGCCACGGGGCTATTATGGTGGTTGCTTCTTTTTACGAACACCTGGTTGTTTGGAAACACTGATCTCGATTCGATCAATCTTCCGGATGAGAGACCAGGATATTGCAGAGCTAGTAGCAGGGGCGGGCTTTACGGCTAGCTCAACCGTGGAGGGAGAAACGGCTGAAATCATCGTGAAAGCCATGAATTGTGCGCGATTATTGGGCTGTGAAATTCGTAGGGTTGCTACCCATTCACTGGAGAAGGCGTTGGTATCTGCACCATGAGTCTATTGGCAACGCGATTGCTAGGCAACACTGGTCTATCGGTTAGTTGTGTAGGTTTGGGCTGCACCTCCCTAGGAGGCATGTATCAAGCGATGAGTGACATAGAAGCTACACGAACTGTCTATCGCAGCTTAGAGCGTGGCTGTAATATCTTTGATACGGCTCCATTTTATGGATCAGGCAAGAGTGAGATGCACTTGGGGGCTGCCTTGGCACAGGTTCCCCGCGATCGTGTAGTCCTTGCCACTAAGGTAGGACGAGTCTTAGAACCAACGACAGGTGCCGATCGCGGTAAACCCATTTTTGTAGAACCATTGCCGTTTCGCCCTAGATTTGACTTTAGCCGTGATGGTGTGTTGCGCTCTTTTGAAGAAAGTCTAAACCGATTGCAGGTCGATCGCATCGATATACTTCACATTCATGACCCTGATGAACATTACCAACAAGCTCTAGATGAGGCATTTCCAGCCTTAGCACAACTTCGCAGTGAAGGTGCAATCCGAGCCATTAGCGCAGGTATGAAACAGTGGCAAATGCTGGTTCGTTTTGCACAAGCGGCAGATTTTGACTGCTTCCTACTAGCTGGACGCTACACTCTGTTAGACCAAAGTGCTCTGGATGAGTTTTTTCCCATTTGCCAACAGAAAACCATTGGGGTCATGCTGGGGGGCACATACAATAGCGGCATCTTAGCAACGGGAGCCATTCCTGGAGCAAAATATGAGTATGCTGATGCACCACCCGCGATTCTCGATCGAGTGCGACAGATTGAAACTATCTGCAAAACTCATGGTGTCTCGCTCAAGGCAGCCGCACTCCAGTTTCCCCTTGCTCACCCTGCTGTGAGTACGATTATTCCTGGTGCGGCCAGTCCAGCTCAAGTTGATGAAAATATTGATTTGCTCCAGCAACCTATCCCTAATGACTTTTGGACAGAATTGCAGTCAAAGGGCCTGCTACGTGAGGATGCGCCTGTACCTAGGCCAATCCTGACTTCATCCCTGCATAAGGAGTAGCTAATACAACCTCTCCAAAAGCCAGTAACATGCCCATCGTTCGTAGTAAGGACTGAAGTCCTTATTACAAACTATCCGTCCTATAG encodes:
- a CDS encoding aldo/keto reductase, which translates into the protein MSLLATRLLGNTGLSVSCVGLGCTSLGGMYQAMSDIEATRTVYRSLERGCNIFDTAPFYGSGKSEMHLGAALAQVPRDRVVLATKVGRVLEPTTGADRGKPIFVEPLPFRPRFDFSRDGVLRSFEESLNRLQVDRIDILHIHDPDEHYQQALDEAFPALAQLRSEGAIRAISAGMKQWQMLVRFAQAADFDCFLLAGRYTLLDQSALDEFFPICQQKTIGVMLGGTYNSGILATGAIPGAKYEYADAPPAILDRVRQIETICKTHGVSLKAAALQFPLAHPAVSTIIPGAASPAQVDENIDLLQQPIPNDFWTELQSKGLLREDAPVPRPILTSSLHKE